In the Gorilla gorilla gorilla isolate KB3781 chromosome 1, NHGRI_mGorGor1-v2.1_pri, whole genome shotgun sequence genome, CCTTAaggttttgttatttttccacAGAATCTATGTAAGCTACGTACCAAGATATATGTAAGAAGCTGCTCTGCCACTGTCAATAATAGTTACTGTTCAGTGAAAATCATTGAGTCATTTTACTTCTCTATCCCCAAGTGCACCAGGAAAGGAGCCCCAGAGAAGATGAGATAAAGATCGAAATGGTCCTGTTGAGTTAATTTACTTTTTCCACTTGCCCAACACATACTTTGATTTTGTTTGACAGATATCTATAGGTAGAAGAAGTTTGTGCACAGCAGAAATCCAAGCTCCTTCCTGCCCTTGAGGTACTTGTGGACATGTACAAGAGAAACCATCAGTTTTCCATCAACAGGGCAAATGTTGCTATGGAGGAAAGCATAGATTCTGTGGGAGCCCAGGAAAGGGAACAGAGGGAGAACCACAGGGGTGGGAATGGGAGACAGACAGCAAGTATCTGGAGAATTACATGGTTGCGTTGAATATTTAGCAAAGAGTAATAAACTACTCAGATTTAATCGACTTTTTTTTATTCCAGATCACAGAGATTATTGAACATAATGATACTAATTAACAACATGGCAGAAATGTTCCTAATGCAATTATCATTTGATGTCTTATTTTTCTCTACAGATAtcctttatttgttttaattttccatGGAAATGACCAAGCTTTTCAGCTATATtgtcattaaaaatgtttattacccTCAAGTCAGCTTTGGAATCTCAGCAAAcaccttcctccttcttttccacATCTTCACTTTTGCTTATACTCACAGGCTTAAGCCCATTGACATCATCATTACTCACTTGCCCCTAATCCACATACTGCTACTCTTCACTCAGGCGATACTGATGTCCTCCGACTTATTTGAATCGTGGAATATTCAGAACAATGATCTAAAGTGTAAGATCATCATATTTTTAAACAGGGTGATGAGGGGAGTCTCCATCTGCACCGCTTGCCTCCTAAGCATGCTGCAGGCCATCACCATCAGCCCCAGCACCTCCTTCTTGGAAAAGTTTAAACATATTTCTGCAAATCACACCCTAGGCTTCATCCTCTTCTCATGGGTCCTCAACATGGTCATTACTAATAACCTTTTGCTTTTCATTGTGCCTACCCCGAATAGGATTGGGGCCAGTCTTTTGTTTGTCGCTGAGCACTGTTATGTTTTGCCCATGAGCTACACCCACAGGAGCCTGTTTTTCATACTAATGGTTTTGAGGGATGTCATCTTCATAGGACTCATGGTCCTCTCAAGTGGCTATGGGTGATTATTTTGTACAAACAAAAGAGACTGTCCCAGCACCTACATAGCACCAGCGTCTCCCCAAGAGCCTCCCCAGCAAAAAGGGCCTCCCAGACCATCCTATTGTTGGTGAGCTGTTTTGTCTTCATATATTGGATGGACTTCATATTCTCATTTTCAGTGGTTGTGACATGGATAAACGACCCTCTACTGGTATGATTCCATATGCCTGTGGTCAATAACTATGCCATAATTAGTCCTTTAGTCTTAATCTATGCTGATAACAAATATTCAAGATTGTTCAGACTCTTTGGAGGAGAATAATTAAGGTTATTAAAAGTGATGAAAATTTACAACTAGAAATGCATTTGATAGTCCCCCAAATAGTTTTACATGTTGCATAGGGTATTTCTCTGAATACATTCATTCAAGGTTATTACTAACCCTGTGTTATATCAATTATAACGATCTTTGTAATATGATTAATATGATTAGCAAATGCAATTGAGTAAATTGTGCACATCAGTCATATGTCTataggatttttgtttctttgctttctttctttttttttttttgagacggagccttgctctgtcacccaggctggagtgcagtggcgccatctcggctcactgcaagctccgcccccccccccccccccccccggggtTCCCACCAGATTCCCACCAGGCGCCCGTTCCCACCAGGTGCAGTTCCCACcaggcgccatctcggctcactgcaagctccgcccccccggGTTCCCACGAGGCGCCCTTCCCACCAGGCGCCCACCACCCTGGTTCccacaggctcccgccaccacactcggctaattttttgtatttttagtagagacggggtttcactatgttagccaggatggtttcaatctcctgacctcgtgatccgcccacctcggcctcccaaagtgctgggattacaggcgtgagccattgcgcccggccacaCTATTCTTGTTTGTATATAAATATCCCGTTTTATTTATCACACTTTTTTGATCTCCCACATGTATCTGCATTTCccaattttgttatgtttttatttttacttatttctatatatttttttgagacagggtttctctctgtccctcagcctggggtgcaatggcacaatcatgtctCTGTtccctcgacctcctgggctcaaatgatcctcccacctcagcctttgaatagctgggattacaggcacacgccaccacacctggctaatttaaaaaattttttttgtagagacagggtctcgctgtgttgccgaggctggtctcaaactccttgggctcaaggaatcctcctgccttggcctctcaaagtgttggattataggtatgagccatccCTCCTGATCTGACTTTATCATTTCTATAAAATTCAAAGtctttatttcaaatattgtatctttgttttcccTCTTCTCTACTTCTGAATTTTCAACATGATTTAAATTAGACCtgctcattttattatttgtatctcCTGatctctttcatatattttagatCTCTCTGGTTTCTCAGTTGCattctaaacattttattcaGCCAAGTAGCTTAGTTATCATTTTACCTGAAGTCTGTATCAACTGCCATTTAacaattcaatttattttcataGCTTTGATgccagtttattttttatattttttatgttgatacgtaatatgtgtacatatttatggcatatgtataatattttgttatatgcatacaatgtgtcATGATCAAGTTGATGTATAGGGTATTCATCAactcaaatttttatttgtaattttacaaaaaaatttttggagatagggtttcactctgtcacccaggctggagtacggtggagtaatcatggctcactgcagtctcaacctcctgggctgaagaaattttcccacctcagcctcctaagtaactgggactgcaggcacataccaccacacctggctaattattattattattattgtagagatgggatatcactcttgctcaggctagtctcaaaatcctggcctcaaatatCCTActcccttgacctcccaaagcgctgggattacaggaatgagctagAGTGTCCAGCCCGTTTATTATTTGTATGTGTTG is a window encoding:
- the LOC129532385 gene encoding putative vomeronasal receptor-like protein 4; amino-acid sequence: MEMTKLFSYIVIKNVYYPQVSFGISANTFLLLFHIFTFAYTHRLKPIDIIITHLPLIHILLLFTQAILMSSDLFESWNIQNNDLKCKIIIFLNRVMRGVSICTACLLSMLQAITISPSTSFLEKFKHISANHTLGFILFSWVLNMVITNNLLLFIVPTPNRIGASLLFVAEHCYVLPMSYTHRSLFFILMVLRDVIFIGLMVLSSGYG